The Paenibacillus dendritiformis region TTGGAGGAGAGTCAAGTCCCTTGCCGAAGCCGGATACGAATGATGCAAGCATCCCGCATTCCCTGGTTGACTCTTCCCTTGCAGGAGGACGTAAGATGAGTCCGAATTCAACCAAGGAGGGTATCATGCATGTCCGGTTCAGTGCCACATTCATTTTCGCTGCTTCGCCAACCGTTTGTACGCGCCGTCTTTATGTCCCAATTGTTCTCCCAATGCGGAATCTGGGTTCGCAATTTCGCCGTGCTGCTGTATGTCATGGACATCACCAGCGGCGATGCGTGGGCCGTCTCGATGATCTCCGTGGCGGAATACGCGCCTATTTTCGTATTTTCATTTCTTGGCGGCGTCTTCGCCGATCGGTGGCCCCCCAAGCGGACGACGATCTGGTGCGAGTGGTTAAGCGCCGGTTCCGTTTTTATCGTATTTCTCATGCTCGCTTCCGGTTCGTGGGAAGCGGTATTTGCCGCCGTGGCTTGCTCTTCTATTTTATCGCAATTTGCCCAACCATCCGGCATGAAGCTGTTCAAAATTCACGTCAACGATGCCGAAGCACCCCTGTGCATGTCCTTGTTGCAGCTCCTGTCTTCCGTCTTCATGATCATCGGTCCAATAATGGGAACATGGGTGTACCACCAAGCGGGAATTGAATTGGCCCTCTTCTTGACCGGCACGGCCTTCGGGCTGTCCGCTCTGGCGATGCTGCGCATTCCCCCTGATCCGCTCCCTGCGGACAAGGCCGCCCGCTCGGGCTCTGTGCTTCGCGAGATAGCCGACGGCATCCGCTACGTCGTCTCTGTCCCCATCCTGCGGTGGCTGAGCCTCTGCTTTATGCTGGTCGGCCTCGGGGTCGGGCTCATCTCGCCACTGTCGATTTTTCTCGTAACCGAGCGTCTGGGGCTGACTGCCCAGCATTTGCAGTGGATTACGATTCCTTACGGAGCAGGAGAAATCATTGGAGGCATCATCGCATTCCGTCTGGCGGCCCGCATATCGCCCAAGCGGTTCCTGATGATCGGACTGTTGGTCAATGGAGCCGGAATTGTAGTGTCCGGCCTCTCTGCCGAGCTGTGGCTGACGATGGCCGCGCAATGTCTCATCGCTCTTTGGCAGCCGGCAATCTTCATCGGCAATCATACGCTCGTGATGCAGCATACCGATCAGGCGTACATCGGCAGAGTGACCGGCATTCGCACTCCGCTCATGACGGGAGCGATGCTGCTCGCGATGAGCTTTGCCGGCATCCTCAAGGATGTCTTTTCCTTAGTCGTTATTTATGAACTGGCGGCACTCTGTTTTGTCGCGGGGTTCCTCGTTACGCTTCCAGCCTTCACTACCAACAAGAGCGCCCCGGCCGCTCCCGCCGGCTCCTAGCTCGGCAAAATAGCGGAACGGAAAAAGGGGCTGTCCCATAAGTCATTGAAAAATGAGGAGGGGCAAGACGGGCCAGCGGCGAATTGCGGAGGCGAGGACAGCGGTGAGAATTGACGAGTGTGGAGATGGCGGAAAAGAGGGAGGCAGCGAATCCTGCATATGTGCAGGCTGGTTGAAAACCCCTGTTTTTTCCGAAGGGGTAGAGATGTCCATTTTTCTGCTCAAAACTTGGCACTCAGAATTCTTTCTGCTGAAAGACGAGATCCGCTATATAAAAAATGAAGTGGATAAAATTCCCATAGACTTCTCAACGGCCTGATTTTACGGGATCCAAAAAGACCGCGTCGGATCCTGGGGGCATCATCGCCTTCAGGAAGCATCATTGCCTTCAGGATGCAACATCGGCTTCAGGATGCAACATTGCCTTTTGGAGGCAACATCGGCTTCAGGAAGCATCATTGCCTTCTGGAGGCATCGTTGCCTCCTGAGCTTGAACGTGTGAAGGGAATTGCTGCTATTTTACAGGAATTTCGGCTCAATGAGTCCACATCCCGAGGAATTGCTGCAAATCTACATCATTTTAGGCCCTTTTGCTTCAAGCCGAAGCAAAACGGGTGAAATTCCTGCAGTTTTGCAGGATTACCTTTCTGGTAAAGTCGTCCACATCGAATTGCTGTATTTGCACAGGATTTCGCTTACCGAATAGGCGTGTCTGGAGAAATCGTGCAGTTTTGCGGATTTCGCTTACCGAATAGGCGTGTCTAGGGAAACCGTGCAGTTTTGCGGATTTCGCCTAACGAATAGGCGTGTCTAGGGAAATGGTCCAGCTGCAGGAATTTCTTGAACAGAGAAAACTTCACAAGACAAAGCTGTAATTTCGCAGTTTTTGTGGCAAGTCGAGCTGTGAGAAGCAAGTGGGGTTGTCTCAGTGTAGCGAAAAACTACTCATGGGACAGCCCCTTCTTCATTCGGACCGCTGCCCCTTCGTCTGCTCAGGGGCAAGCTCTGCAAGCGGAAGCATGAACAGGAAGGTCGTTCCTTGCTGCGGAATGCTGTACACCTCGATCGGCGCCCGATGCTGATCGAGGATCGCTTTGACGATGGACAGACCGATGCCAGCGCCGTTCTTCCTCGTCCTGGCCTTGTCCGTCTTGTAAAATCGCTCCCATATGCGTGCGATGTCTTCCGACTCCATGCCGATGCCCTGATCGGAAATTCCGACAGCCGCATGCTTGGCGTCCGCCTTGGAGATCTTCACTGTTATCCGGCTTCCCGGCCGGGAATACTCAATGGCATTCTGCAGCAAATTCACCACGACTTGCTCGATCCGATCGGGGTCGGCAACCACCCACAGATCATGTTCGCAATCCGCTTGGTCGAACACCACTTCATGCTTGCTCAGCTGCGGATCCATTCGGGCCAGCACCTGGCGAACCTTCTCGGTCATATTGAAAGCAACCGGGACGATCTGGAACTGTCCCGCTTCGATTTTGGCGATATCCAGCAGATCATTCACGAGCCGGATAAGCCGTTTGTTCTGTTCCTGCACGATCCGGATATATTTCTCCATCCGCTCGGGCGGTATTGTGCCGTCCAGTATCGCTTCCAAATACCCGTTCATGGACGTTAACGGCGATCGCATATCATGGGACACATTGGCGACGAATTCTTTGCGCATCCGATCCAGGCTCCCCAGGTCTTGCGCCATCTGTTCGAGCGCCCGCGCCAACCGTCCGAGCTCGTCCCGGGAATGAACCGGAATCTCGATCTGGAACTGTCCCTTGGCGATGGCGCGCGAGGCGGCTTCCAGCTTCTTCACCCTTCGCGACAGATGGTTGGAGAGCATGAACGCGAACAATGCCCCGCACGAGAGCATAATGCCAATCCCGATCCAGAGCGGCTCGTTCCATATGCGGACATCCCGCTGGAACAGGTTGGAGGCCGTGAGCAGGACGAAGTCACCTTCACCGGGAACGCGCAGCGTCTGCCCGACGAGCACCGCCTTGCCCCGGCCGAATGTCTCCTCGCCGAAATAGCGGCCGTCCGCAATGCCGGCAAGAACCTCTTGAATGCGGGCTTCATCCAGACGATAGGGTCCCTTCTCGTCTTCTAGCTTGTAACGTACGTTCCCGGTCGCCTGATGAATGATGTACAAGGAGCGGACATGTCTCGGCACGGTCAGCTCCAATCCTGCCATCACCATCTCGTCATTCCAGCCGTTCTGCTTCGCCTCGGTCAGGAAGTGTCCGATCCGGTCCAGCTGCATGCGGTCATCCAGGCGCTGTCTTTTCATCAGATCGCCCTTGAAAAATAACCCGGTGATGAAGCCGAACAAGCCGTATGAGACCACCAGCATAATGAGGAGCAGCACGAAGATCTTGACGAACAAGCCGTTCGCATGCGGCCATCCGCTCCGCCTCATGACGCTGCCTCGAATTTGTAGCCGATGCCCCAGACCGTCACGATGCTCCAATAGGCGGATTCGCCCAGCTTCTCCCGCAGCCGCTTGATATGCACGTCCACCGTGCGGACATCGCCTTCATAATCGGCGCCCCAGACCTGCCGCAGCAGTTGTTCGCGCGTGAACACCTTGTTCGGATGCCCCGCCAATACTTGAAGGAGCTCCAGCTCCTTCGGGGCCAAGGCCACTTCCTGCTCGCGGACGGATACCTTCTGATCCTGCGGCGTGATGCACAGCTCCGGATACTGAATCGAAGCCTTGAACAGGGCCGGATTGGTGCGCCTCAATACCGCTTGCACGCGAGCGATAAGCTCCTTCGGATCGAAGGGCTTCACAATATAGTCGTCCGCTCCGCTGGAAAATCCCTTCAGCTTGTCATAGCTCTCCCCGTTCCCGGTGACCATAATGATCGGAATATCCCCTTCTGCGCGGATTTCTTTGCATACCTGCCAGCCGTCCAGCTCTGGAAGCATAATATCGAGCAGAACGAGATCAGGGGGCGTCGCATCCAGCAGCTCCAGAGCCGCCGCTCCATCCTCCGCAATCGAATGCGTATAGCCGTGCTTGTCCAAATAGAGGGCAATCAATTCCGAAATATACGCATCATCCTCAACGATTAAAATATGCGGTGACTTCTGCACTGCCATTCCTCCTCTGACTCTGCCTGTGCCTGAACGGCCGTTCTCCTATTAATCGTAACGCAGAGCGTCGACCGGTTTCAAATTCGCGGCTTTGTTCGCCGGGAACAGGCCGAACACGATCCCGATCGCGGCGGAGAAAGCGAACGACAGCCACATCATGTCAGGCGCGACCGCGAATGGAATGCCCATTGCCTTGCTGCCCGCATACGCGCCGCCCAGTCCGGCTGCGATGCCCAGCACGCCGCTGATGCTGCTGATCGTGACGGCTTCCAGCAGGAACTGCTGCATAATATCGCGCTTCTTCGCGCCGAGCGACTTGCGGATACCGATCTCGCGCGTCCGCTCCGTCACCGACACGAGCATAATATTCATGATGCCGATCCCGCCGACGAGCAGGGAGATCGAGGCGATTCCAGCCAGCAACAGCGTCATTGTCTGGGTTACACTTCCGAGCGCTTCGATCATATCCGCCTGGTTATACACATTGTAGCTGTTGTCGGACCCGCGGAATTTTTTAGATAACCGGGACTCCAGCTCCGCCATAATGGAATCGGCCTGTTCCGTGTCCGCGAACTTGACGTAGACCGTTCGAATCCCTTTCGACTGCAGCAGCCGCTCGCCTCTCGTTAACGGAACCCAGATCTTATTGTCATTGCTCCCGCCTATCGAGCTCCCCTTCGATGCCATGACGCCAACAATGCGGAAAGAGATTCCGTTCAGCGATAGCTGCTGCCCGAGCGGATTCCCTTGCGGGAACAAGGTCTCCGCCGCGTCCGCTCCGATGATAGCCACCCGCTGATAGAGCTCGATATCGATCGGGAGGATGAAGCGCCC contains the following coding sequences:
- a CDS encoding MFS transporter encodes the protein MSGSVPHSFSLLRQPFVRAVFMSQLFSQCGIWVRNFAVLLYVMDITSGDAWAVSMISVAEYAPIFVFSFLGGVFADRWPPKRTTIWCEWLSAGSVFIVFLMLASGSWEAVFAAVACSSILSQFAQPSGMKLFKIHVNDAEAPLCMSLLQLLSSVFMIIGPIMGTWVYHQAGIELALFLTGTAFGLSALAMLRIPPDPLPADKAARSGSVLREIADGIRYVVSVPILRWLSLCFMLVGLGVGLISPLSIFLVTERLGLTAQHLQWITIPYGAGEIIGGIIAFRLAARISPKRFLMIGLLVNGAGIVVSGLSAELWLTMAAQCLIALWQPAIFIGNHTLVMQHTDQAYIGRVTGIRTPLMTGAMLLAMSFAGILKDVFSLVVIYELAALCFVAGFLVTLPAFTTNKSAPAAPAGS
- a CDS encoding sensor histidine kinase, with product MRRSGWPHANGLFVKIFVLLLIMLVVSYGLFGFITGLFFKGDLMKRQRLDDRMQLDRIGHFLTEAKQNGWNDEMVMAGLELTVPRHVRSLYIIHQATGNVRYKLEDEKGPYRLDEARIQEVLAGIADGRYFGEETFGRGKAVLVGQTLRVPGEGDFVLLTASNLFQRDVRIWNEPLWIGIGIMLSCGALFAFMLSNHLSRRVKKLEAASRAIAKGQFQIEIPVHSRDELGRLARALEQMAQDLGSLDRMRKEFVANVSHDMRSPLTSMNGYLEAILDGTIPPERMEKYIRIVQEQNKRLIRLVNDLLDIAKIEAGQFQIVPVAFNMTEKVRQVLARMDPQLSKHEVVFDQADCEHDLWVVADPDRIEQVVVNLLQNAIEYSRPGSRITVKISKADAKHAAVGISDQGIGMESEDIARIWERFYKTDKARTRKNGAGIGLSIVKAILDQHRAPIEVYSIPQQGTTFLFMLPLAELAPEQTKGQRSE
- a CDS encoding response regulator transcription factor, translating into MQKSPHILIVEDDAYISELIALYLDKHGYTHSIAEDGAAALELLDATPPDLVLLDIMLPELDGWQVCKEIRAEGDIPIIMVTGNGESYDKLKGFSSGADDYIVKPFDPKELIARVQAVLRRTNPALFKASIQYPELCITPQDQKVSVREQEVALAPKELELLQVLAGHPNKVFTREQLLRQVWGADYEGDVRTVDVHIKRLREKLGESAYWSIVTVWGIGYKFEAAS
- a CDS encoding ABC transporter permease; amino-acid sequence: MTWMQAWKMAWRSILANKMRTLLTMLGIVIGVSAVIIMVSVGEGSAKQVQSQVASLGSNLISVTITGRGAVSSLTLEEALAFEDIDGVEAVSPFINGSVQAKAGTNNANLQVEGITPEYEAVRDYHVQSGRFILPIDIELYQRVAIIGADAAETLFPQGNPLGQQLSLNGISFRIVGVMASKGSSIGGSNDNKIWVPLTRGERLLQSKGIRTVYVKFADTEQADSIMAELESRLSKKFRGSDNSYNVYNQADMIEALGSVTQTMTLLLAGIASISLLVGGIGIMNIMLVSVTERTREIGIRKSLGAKKRDIMQQFLLEAVTISSISGVLGIAAGLGGAYAGSKAMGIPFAVAPDMMWLSFAFSAAIGIVFGLFPANKAANLKPVDALRYD